From the genome of Hyperolius riggenbachi isolate aHypRig1 chromosome 9, aHypRig1.pri, whole genome shotgun sequence, one region includes:
- the LOC137533612 gene encoding transmembrane protein 151B, with protein MDESALTLAQYGRDTTKIPYSSTDSSPTCPRTTDIKQRPEKQSLSASMCRESHWKCLLLSILMVVCLCAVTWCQVTSVTKLSFDSSLKGRSMIYHGSPCSDGYVYIPLAFLAMLYVVYLVECWHCHAKSELQHRADISSVYDQIQRMRQATPCIWWKAISYHFVRRTRQVTRYRHGDAYTTTQVYHERVNTHVAEAEFEYSHCGIKDISKDLLDLDRHPATKLKFTKCFSFANLESENSYLTQRARFFTEIEGLDDYMEAREGMQLKNVDFKELVIAYVNLEQLPWYVSHYAFWAAALLMLSWPLRVFIEYRTAHVHYHIEKLLGIDYRPTAVTEEPIYRFRMPRVSTFDSTELEWHICTNRQLIPSYSEAVLMDLTDASLCNGYSACGYSGVLRNCEGCNRASSSSSIFSRHAMHSCSGGPSHLSLSTSRFSLCQLHGSHRTGLWRSRSSSLAERVCPDERCCSYSSQLAINENPPTYHDARFFPVLIVHRQEGCRTRNFCIHRSSCMETSL; from the exons atgGATGAGTCAGCCCTCACACTAGCGCAATATGGTAGAGATACCACCAAGATCCCCTACAGCAGCACAGACAGTTCACCTACATGCCCCCGCACAACGGATATAAAA CAACGCCCAGAGAAGCAATCCCTGAGCGCCTCTATGTGCCGGGAGTCTCACTGGAAATGTCTCCTTCTCTCCATTCTCATGGTTGTATGCCTTTGTGCTGTCACTTGGTGCCAGGTTACCAGTGTCACAAAACTCAGTTTTGACAGTTCTCTTAAGGGCAGATCCATGATCTACCATGGCAGTCCTTGCTCAGATGGTTATGTCTACATTCCTCTGGCCTTCCTAGCAATGCTCTATGTGGTTTATCTAGTAGAATGTTGGCACTGTCATGCCAAAAGTGAACTCCAACATAGAGCTGATATCAGCAGCGTCTATGATCAGATACAGCGTATGCGCCAAGCTACCCCTTGCATATGGTGGAAGGCCATAAGCTACCACTTTGTCAGACGCACCAGACAAGTCACCCGCTACCGTCATGGTGATGCCTATACTACTACTCAGGTCTACCATGAACGAGTGAACACTCACGTGGCTGAAGCGGAGTTTGAATATTCTCATTGTGGCATAAAAGATATTTCCAAAGACTTGTTGGACCTAGATCGCCACCCGGCCACCAAACTTAAGTTCACCAAGTGCTTCAGCTTTGCCAACCTGGAGTCAGAAAACTCTTACCTTACCCAGCGTGCCCGCTTCTTCACAGAGATTGAAGGATTGGATGACTATATGGAGGCAAGGGAAGGAATGCAGCTCAAAAATGTGGACTTTAAAGAGCTGGTGATTGCTTATGTTAACCTAGAGCAGCTCCCTTGGTATGTGTCTCATTATGCGTTCTGGGCAGCGGCCTTACTCATGCTATCATGGCCCTTAAGGGTTTTTATTGAGTATCGAACTGCTCATGTTCATTATCATATCGAAAAACTTCTAGGGATAGATTATAGGCCTACAGCAGTGACAGAGGAACCTATATATCGATTCAGAATGCCACGAGTCAGTACCTTTGACAGTACAGAACTAGAATGGCATATCTGCACAAACCGGCAGCTAATTCCGAGCTACTCTGAGGCCGTGCTGATGGACTTAACAGATGCCTCGCTATGCAATGGCTACTCTGCCTGTGGGTACAGCGGTGTCCTGCGTAATTGCGAAGGCTGCAACAGAGCATCCAGCAGCTCTTCTATCTTCTCTCGCCATGCTATGCACAGCTGTAGTGGGGGGCCATCTCATCTCTCCCTCAGCACCAGTCGCTTCTCCCTATGCCAGCTGCATGGATCCCACAGGACAGGCCTCTGGAGGAGTCGCAGCAGCAGCCTAGCAGAACGTGTGTGTCCAGATGAACGATGCTGCTCTTATTCTAGCCAGCTGGCCATCAATGAAAATCCACCCACATATCACGATGCGCGGTTCTTCCCTGTGCTGATTGTGCATCGTCAGGAAGGATGCCGGACCAGGAACTTCTGCATACACCGCTCCTCATGCATGGAGACCTCTTTGTAA